The following coding sequences are from one Luteolibacter yonseiensis window:
- a CDS encoding TolC family protein, whose translation MSKLSILAVLALASMVHPLGAEPAVVVTLTSIGDRIRAQNPDLAAARLRIQEALGRMSQSGRLANPEIETAIDHNPRFREGKIEIGVSQRFPITDRLRLEKNVTFTEVKASEAEVREVERQLTGQAREAVVKILASRQRRTLLREQSDVSKQFADFLSEAAGKGEGSALDAGQAKLEATSLSTEIRQLDATEMALVGELKPLLGMRPGEGLSVGGTLPDAKLPGTAADPSQRPDFQAAKLGALAAAQGVELEQAKRYDDVEGGIFAGVERSEDAPAGYENEAMVGLRFKIALPFWNKNEGAIQEAQAKKVRKEKEAIALGRGIRLEAEAARAEMQEWAKMIAEINDTLLPLADEQSKLAEDAYRNAQGEIQSVLRSREKRLQLSASRLDALREFHLARVRHETALAKP comes from the coding sequence ATGTCCAAATTATCTATATTGGCCGTGCTGGCGCTTGCCTCCATGGTCCATCCACTCGGTGCGGAACCCGCCGTCGTCGTCACTCTCACGAGTATCGGTGACCGCATCCGCGCCCAAAATCCCGATCTTGCAGCCGCCCGCCTCCGCATCCAGGAGGCACTCGGCCGCATGAGCCAGTCCGGTCGCCTCGCGAATCCGGAAATCGAAACCGCAATCGACCACAACCCACGCTTCCGCGAGGGAAAAATCGAAATCGGAGTCTCCCAACGTTTTCCGATCACCGACCGGTTGCGCTTGGAAAAAAATGTGACCTTCACCGAGGTCAAAGCATCCGAAGCGGAGGTTCGTGAAGTCGAACGCCAACTCACCGGCCAGGCCCGTGAAGCGGTGGTCAAGATCCTCGCAAGCCGCCAACGCCGCACCTTGTTGCGCGAGCAATCGGATGTTTCCAAGCAGTTCGCCGATTTCCTTTCGGAGGCTGCGGGAAAAGGCGAAGGCTCGGCACTGGACGCAGGTCAGGCGAAACTCGAAGCCACCAGCTTGTCCACCGAAATCCGCCAGCTTGACGCCACTGAAATGGCGCTCGTAGGCGAGCTGAAACCGTTGCTGGGCATGCGCCCCGGCGAGGGCCTCAGCGTCGGAGGAACACTGCCTGATGCCAAGCTGCCGGGTACGGCCGCTGATCCGTCCCAGAGGCCGGATTTCCAAGCCGCCAAACTGGGTGCTCTTGCCGCCGCCCAAGGTGTCGAGCTTGAGCAGGCCAAGCGCTATGACGATGTCGAAGGCGGAATTTTCGCCGGAGTCGAACGTTCGGAGGACGCCCCGGCCGGCTACGAAAACGAAGCCATGGTCGGATTGCGTTTCAAGATCGCACTGCCGTTCTGGAATAAGAATGAAGGTGCGATCCAGGAAGCCCAAGCGAAAAAGGTTCGGAAGGAAAAGGAAGCCATCGCCCTCGGACGTGGCATCCGTCTGGAAGCCGAAGCCGCCCGGGCGGAGATGCAGGAATGGGCGAAGATGATCGCTGAGATCAACGATACCCTGCTCCCTCTCGCGGACGAGCAGAGCAAACTTGCGGAAGATGCCTACCGCAACGCTCAAGGCGAAATCCAGTCCGTCCTCCGTTCCCGCGAAAAGCGCCTGCAACTCTCCGCCTCGCGCCTTGATGCATTGCGGGAATTCCACCTTGCCCGCGTGCGTCATGAGACAGCACTCGCCAAACCATAA